A stretch of DNA from Fibrobacter sp. UWB11:
CGTCATTTTCTCGGCAGCCAGCGTCGTGCTTTACTTTTCCGCGCTCGTTTGTTCGCACTTAGTCGCCTTCCGCATCGAAGGCAACATCCGCAGAATCACCATGAAAAAATTGCTCAGGCTCCCGCTTGGCTTTTTCGACAAGAATCCCACCGGACGCATCCGCAAAATCATCGACGACAACGCAGCCGTCACACATACATTCATGGCGCACGAGCTTCCGGATTTAGCAGGGACCATCGTCGTTCCCATCGCCTCGCTCGTATTGATGTTCATTTTCGATTGGCGTCTTGGCATTGCTTCCCTCGTCCCAATTGCCTACGCCATCATCACGCTCGGTTCCAAAATGAACAAGAGCAAGGACTTTATGCAAAAGTACATGAAGTCTCTCGAAGACATGAATACAGAAGCGGTCGAATACGTGCGCGGCATCCCCGTCGTGAAAGTCTTCCAGCAAACTATTTACTCTTTCAAGAACTTCTATAAAACGATTGATGATTACCATCAAATGGTCACTGCATATTCCAGCAGTTGGAAGTTCATCATGTGCTCTTACACGACGCTCATCAACGGCGTCGCCCTCATCCTCGTCCCCACAACATTCCTCATCGCAACGAGTTCAGGCAACATCGCCGCAACAATCGTGGACTTGATGCTCTATGTCCTCGTGACCCCGGTATTTTCACAGTGCGTCATGCGCAGCATGTACTTGAGCCAAGCCGTAAACCAGGCAAAACTCGCCATTGGTAGCATTGAATCGTTGACAGATTACCCGGAACTTGCTACACCGACAAACCCGCAAGAAGTCAAGCATTTCGATGTTGAATTCAAGAATGTCAAGTTCACCTACCCCGGCACAGAAAATGAAGTCCTTCACGACATTTCATTCAAAATAAAGGAAGGCGAAACGGTTGCACTCGTCGGTGCATCTGGTGGCGGCAAGAGCACCATTGCAAAGCTCGTCCCGAGATTTTTCGATGCCAACGATGGTGAAATTTTAGTCGGCGGCGCGCCCATCAAGGAAATACCCCAAGAAGTCCTCATGAAAAACACATCATTCGTTTTCCAGAATACTCGACTCTTCAAGAAGAGTATTTTGGAAAACGTCCGTTACGGAACTCCTGAGGCTTCCATTGAAAGCGTCAACAAGGCGCTTAATCTCGCCCAATGCCGCGAAATCATTGACCGCCTGCCCGAAGGCATCAACACCATCATCGGTAGCAAGGGTACATACCTCTCCGGTGGCGAACAGCAGCGAATCGTTCTTGCGCGCGCCATTCTCAAGAATGCACCGATCGTCGTTCTTGACGAAGCGACCGCATTTGCAGACCCCGAAAACGAAAGCCTTATCCAGCAAGCACTGCAAACGCTTTCAAAGGGCAAAACAGTCTTGATGATTGCACACAGACTCACAAGCATCGTGAATGCCGACCAGATTCTCGTCGTACAAGGTGGCCGCATCGTGGAACGCGGCACGCACAAGGAACTCGTTGAAAAAGGCGGCATATTCGCCAAGATGTGGCAAGATTATCAGCAGTCCGTCAGCTGGACTATCGGAGGCAAGAATGTATAACTGGATTAAAAATCGTTTTGTCCTCTCTGATGAAGGTACAAAAACATTTATCAAAGGCGTATTTTGGACAACGTGGCATTACCTTTCGTTAATGCTCCCGCTTTCGTTCGTATTCCTCTTCCTCAAGGAATTCATGGCGAAAATGCAAAATCCGTCGGCAGAACCGCATAATTTCTGGGTTTACATAGCAATTGCGGTCGTCATTTACCTTGTCATGTACTTCATCTATGCGCTCTCTTACGACAGCACATACGAATCCGTCTATTCGGAATGCAAAAAACGTCGCATCACGCTTGCCGAAAAGTTGCGCAAGCTCCCGCTCGCCTTCTTTGGCAAAAAGGATCTTTCCGACTTGACATCGACTATCATGAACGACGTGAACGCCCTTGAAATGATTTTCTCGCACGCCGTTCCTGAAATTTTCGCAGTCGCCGCGATGCTCGTTATCTGCGCAGTCGCACTCATCATTTACAATCCGTTGATGGCGGCAGCACTTTTGTGGGTAGCACCATTTGCAGGCTTGCTCATTTATCTGTCCCGCAAATTACAGTTCAAAAACTTCAAGCATACCTACAATGCCGCCCGCGTCATTACCGAAGATATTCAGGAAAGCCTTGAAAATATTCAAGAAATAAAGTCCTACTGCGAAGAAGAAAGCGTCTGCAAAGCATTGGATGATCACTCCAAATTCTATGAACATTCCCAGATTAAAGGCGAATTCATGTCTGGTGTCATATTGAACGGCGCCCAGATTTTCTTGAAACTCGGCCTTGCTTCCGTTCTCATTTTCGGTTCTATCCTCCTTGCACAAGACAAATTAAGCGTATTTGATTACCTCGTGTACATCGTCTGCGCATCGACGATTTACAGCCCCATCTATCTCGTTCTAAACAACATAACGGAACTATTCTTCTTGGATGTTCGTCTCAAGCGATTCAAGGAAATGGACGATATGGAAGTCCAGCGCGGTTCCACAAAGTTTGAGCCCGCTGATTACGACATTGAATTCAAGAACGTTGATTTCTACTACAACGAAGAAAAGCAAGTTTTGAAGAAGGCTTCGTTCACCGCCAAGCAAGGCGAAATCACCGCACTCGTGGGCCCCTCTGGCAGCGGAAAGACAACCGCAGCAAAGCTCGCCGCCCGTTTCTGGGACATTCAAGGCGGCACCATCACGCTCGGCGGACAGGACATCTCAAGAATCGATCCCGAAACGCTCCTCAAAAACTTTTCCATCGTCTTCCAGGATGTCGTGCTGTTCAACACTTCCATCCGCGACAACATCCGCATCGGTAAACGCGACGCCACAGACGAAGAAATTCTGCGAGCCGCAAAACTTGCAAACTGCGATGACTTTGTCCAAAAGCTCCCGCAAGGTTATGACACAGTCATCGGTGAAAACGGCGATACACTCTCCGGCGGCGAACGCCAGCGAATCTCCATCGCCCGCGCCATCCTCAAGGACGCCCCCATCGTGCTCCTTGACGAAGCCACCGCAAGCCTCGACGTCGAAAACGAATCCAAGATTCAGCAGAGCATTTCGAAACTCGTGCAGAACAAGACCGTCATCATCATCGCCCACCGCATGCGCACCATCGCCAATGCAGACAAGGTTGTGGTGTTGCAAAACGGTCAAGTTGTCGAAACCGGCTCCCCCGCAGAACTCAAGGCAAAGGGCGGCCTCTTCGGCAAAATGCTCAAGCTCCAAGAAGTAAATTAGAACTCATTCAATAACCACCTACTAAATTGCCCCGGAGAAATCCGGGGCAATTTTCTTAACATATTCTTGTCATTCCCGCCTCCGAGCGGGAATCTCCATTTTTGTTCAGCGCCCCACTCAAATGTATTGCTTTTGTGCGGACAAATATGTATATTGAATAACATGAACAAAACCGCAAATTTATACGCCCGCATAGAGCCCGATGTCAAAGAACAAGCTGAAAACATCCTGGAAACTCTCGGTATATCCGTTTCCAGCGCTATCAACATGTTCTATAAGCAGATTATTCTGCAACAGGGAATTCCCTTCGATGTGAAGCTGCCTAAAGCTCCCGAAAATGCCGCTAAATGGTCAAAAGAGCGCCTCGACACGGAACTCGAAAAAGGATACAATGACATGCTGAAAGGTCGCACCCGCCCTGCAGCGATGGTCCTTTCCGATGTCAAGAAAAAATACAAGGTATGAATTTCAAAGTTTTCTTTTCTTCTGCCGCACAAAACGACATCGAGCAAATCTTTGATTATATCAGCATAACTCTTTGTTCGCCTATTGCCGCGAAGAATCTAATGGGAAAATTTCAAGAATCGGTTAACACATTATCCGATTTTCCTGAAGCATTCGCCTTATGTCAAGACGAACCTTGGTTTTTACGCGAAGTGCGTTCAATACCAGTCGGAAACTACCGACTTTTTTATCATGTCAATCACGACAAGCGAGAAGTCGTCATTTTGCGCATCTTTTATTACAGACAAGAAGC
This window harbors:
- a CDS encoding ABC transporter ATP-binding protein — its product is MSVFKRLTPYMQSRKILYPFALLFSSLSSIAGIAPFIYVWLIVRELFADTSKISYDMVKHYALMAVIFSAASVVLYFSALVCSHLVAFRIEGNIRRITMKKLLRLPLGFFDKNPTGRIRKIIDDNAAVTHTFMAHELPDLAGTIVVPIASLVLMFIFDWRLGIASLVPIAYAIITLGSKMNKSKDFMQKYMKSLEDMNTEAVEYVRGIPVVKVFQQTIYSFKNFYKTIDDYHQMVTAYSSSWKFIMCSYTTLINGVALILVPTTFLIATSSGNIAATIVDLMLYVLVTPVFSQCVMRSMYLSQAVNQAKLAIGSIESLTDYPELATPTNPQEVKHFDVEFKNVKFTYPGTENEVLHDISFKIKEGETVALVGASGGGKSTIAKLVPRFFDANDGEILVGGAPIKEIPQEVLMKNTSFVFQNTRLFKKSILENVRYGTPEASIESVNKALNLAQCREIIDRLPEGINTIIGSKGTYLSGGEQQRIVLARAILKNAPIVVLDEATAFADPENESLIQQALQTLSKGKTVLMIAHRLTSIVNADQILVVQGGRIVERGTHKELVEKGGIFAKMWQDYQQSVSWTIGGKNV
- a CDS encoding ABC transporter ATP-binding protein: MYNWIKNRFVLSDEGTKTFIKGVFWTTWHYLSLMLPLSFVFLFLKEFMAKMQNPSAEPHNFWVYIAIAVVIYLVMYFIYALSYDSTYESVYSECKKRRITLAEKLRKLPLAFFGKKDLSDLTSTIMNDVNALEMIFSHAVPEIFAVAAMLVICAVALIIYNPLMAAALLWVAPFAGLLIYLSRKLQFKNFKHTYNAARVITEDIQESLENIQEIKSYCEEESVCKALDDHSKFYEHSQIKGEFMSGVILNGAQIFLKLGLASVLIFGSILLAQDKLSVFDYLVYIVCASTIYSPIYLVLNNITELFFLDVRLKRFKEMDDMEVQRGSTKFEPADYDIEFKNVDFYYNEEKQVLKKASFTAKQGEITALVGPSGSGKTTAAKLAARFWDIQGGTITLGGQDISRIDPETLLKNFSIVFQDVVLFNTSIRDNIRIGKRDATDEEILRAAKLANCDDFVQKLPQGYDTVIGENGDTLSGGERQRISIARAILKDAPIVLLDEATASLDVENESKIQQSISKLVQNKTVIIIAHRMRTIANADKVVVLQNGQVVETGSPAELKAKGGLFGKMLKLQEVN
- a CDS encoding type II toxin-antitoxin system RelB/DinJ family antitoxin, whose protein sequence is MNKTANLYARIEPDVKEQAENILETLGISVSSAINMFYKQIILQQGIPFDVKLPKAPENAAKWSKERLDTELEKGYNDMLKGRTRPAAMVLSDVKKKYKV
- a CDS encoding type II toxin-antitoxin system RelE/ParE family toxin, with translation MNFKVFFSSAAQNDIEQIFDYISITLCSPIAAKNLMGKFQESVNTLSDFPEAFALCQDEPWFLREVRSIPVGNYRLFYHVNHDKREVVILRIFYYRQEAK